GAGAATGCTGGTCGATGGCCCCCAGGGCCCGCGCCGGCGTCGAGCCGTGCCCTCCCTTGCCCAGGGACTCGCCCCAAAGCTGGGCAAACCACTCGCAGAACTTCTCCAACGCGTCGAGGTAGGGCATCAGAACGTCGATGTTACGACCTTCGTTCATGTGGAGGTAAGAAAGCCCCGAAAGGATCCACGCGGGATTCTCCAAAACCGTCTCGGCCTTGGCGAGCGCCTCGTCCATAGCAGCCGCCCCAGCAAGAAGGGCCTTGCAGTCGATGCCCAACGCCCATGCCGAAAGCAACCCCACGCAAGAGAGAACGGAAAAACGGCCCCCCACGTCTTCGGGAAGAATCAGGCTCTTGCAGCCCGTCTCATCAATGAAGGGACGCAGAATACCCTTTTCCTTGTCCGTCACCACGATCACTCGCTCGCAGGCCGCCGCCTCGCCCAAGGTATCCCGGAGTTTTTCCCAAAAGAACAAAAAGTTCGAAGCGGTCTCCGCCGTGCTGCCTGACTTGCTGACGACGATAACGGCGGTACTTTCGGGATCGATCAGCTCCCAGATTGCCCGGTTGTCCACGGGATCCACGTTGTCGGACATAAAAAAACGGGGATGCCCTCGCTTGGCTTTGGAGAGCTCGTTCCAGTAAGGCGGCAAAAGCGCGCCGTGGAGCATCAAGTTACCTAAGGCGGAGCCCCCGATCCCCACTTGAACGATGGAGTCTCGCGTACCTAGCC
This portion of the Synergistaceae bacterium genome encodes:
- a CDS encoding glucose-6-phosphate isomerase, producing MNEKLFLSLAYGAAFTSGERAVAFSDLESLTPGFKEGDAWLRKNALEGKAGFGWLNLPKRNVDDVLTLSRWLGTRDSIVQVGIGGSALGNLMLHGALLPPYWNELSKAKRGHPRFFMSDNVDPVDNRAIWELIDPESTAVIVVSKSGSTAETASNFLFFWEKLRDTLGEAAACERVIVVTDKEKGILRPFIDETGCKSLILPEDVGGRFSVLSCVGLLSAWALGIDCKALLAGAAAMDEALAKAETVLENPAWILSGLSYLHMNEGRNIDVLMPYLDALEKFCEWFAQLWGESLGKGGHGSTPARALGAIDQHSQIQLYTSGPDDKFYTVLTVNQGHKDIALPAVPEKAFEKLSYLYGKSMDELRNFEASATVAALAKVGRPVVTLSVPLLDAYHLGGLIQFYEYMTAMTGWLMRIDPFDQPGVEQGKNYTYGLMGRGGYETQAQEVRNLSAKIAERVATL